A genomic segment from Triticum dicoccoides isolate Atlit2015 ecotype Zavitan chromosome 1A, WEW_v2.0, whole genome shotgun sequence encodes:
- the LOC119356085 gene encoding phospholipase A1-II 7-like gives MSSPMKPGVVGSIASRWRELHGARSWAGLLDPLDADLREFLISYGELASASYDGFNNEERSPHRGACVYSRADVLAASTVSHPEYYSVTKFLYAASGRPDATGPLESNWMGFVAVATDEGVAAMGRRDIAVAWRGSVLQSETVNDGDILQVSAAPVLGSYAATNAGAMVHRGFLSVYTSSDRDSMYNKASARDQVLEEVRRLMELHKDEVTSITVTGHSLGASLAILNTVDMVANSINVPLDSSKQLPRPVTAIMFASPQVGNNKFKSAFASFRDLHAIHVKNAPDIIPTLPGPLLGYVDVATATMPINTNRSPYLHPNNRDTYHNLECYLHGVAGDKGDGMDFKLVVDRDVALVNKKVNVLKDQYPVPANWYVAKNKWMVKGTDGHWKLDDFKEV, from the exons ATGTCGTCGCCGATGAAGCCTGGAGTCGTCGGTAGCATCGCCAGCCGGTGGCGCGAGCTCCACGGCGCTCGGTCGTGGGCCGGGCTCCTAGATCCGCTGGATGCCGACCTCCGGGAATTCCTCATCTCCTACGGCGAGCTTGCATCGGCTAGCTACGACGGGTTCAACAACGAGGAGCGCTCGCCGCACCGCGGGGCCTGCGTGTACAGCCGCGCCGACGTGCTGGCCGCCTCCACCGTGTCCCACCCTGAGTACTACAGCGTCACAAAGTTCCTCTATGCGGCCTCTGGGCGTCCGGACGCCACCGGGCCGCTCGAGTCCAACTGGATGGGTTTCGTAGCCGTGGCGACGGACGAGGGAGTGGCGGCCATGGGGAGACGCGACATCGCCGTGGCATGGCGCGGCTCCGTGCTGCAGTCAGAGACGGTGAACGATGGAGACATCTTGCAGGTGTCCGCGGCGCCGGTGCTGGGTTCCTACGCAGCCACCAACGCGGGCGCAATGGTGCACCGTGGATTTCTGTCCGTGTACACGTCCAGTGACAGAGACTCCATGTACAACAAGGCCAGCGCTAGAGATCAG GTCCTCGAGGAGGTGCGGAGGCTAATGGAGTTGCACAAGGACGAGGTCACTAGCATAACAGTCACCGGCCATAGCCTCGGTGCTTCGCTCGCCATCCTCAACACCGTCGACATGGTCGCCAACAGCATCAATGTCCCCCTAGACTCCTCCAAACAGCTGCCACGTCCTGTGACCGCGATCATGTTCGCGAGCCCACAGGTGGGGAACAACAAATTCAAGTCCGCATTTGCCTCGTTCCGCGACCTACACGCAATCCATGTGAAGAACGCCCCGGACATCATCCCAACACTCCCAGGGCCGCTATTAGGGTATGTGGATGTTGCGACGGCGACCATGCCTATCAACACTAACCGATCCCCCTACCTGCACCCAAATAACAGGGATACCTATCACAACCTTGAGTGCTACCTGCACGGCGTCGCCGGGGATAAGGGCGATGGCATGGACTTCAAGCTGGTGGTGGACCGTGATGTGGCGCTGGTCAACAAGAAAGTCAATGTTCTAAAAGACCAATACCCGGTGCCGGCAAACTGGTATGTGGCAAAGAACAAGTGGATGGTCAAGGGCACTGATGGCCACTGGAAGCTTGATGACTTCAAGGAAGTCTAA